From Skermanella sp. TT6, a single genomic window includes:
- the gshB gene encoding glutathione synthase: MSLAVAIQMDPIEGINIDADSSFMMALEAQRRGHALFHYLPQHLSFRQGRLYARVRPLEVRREYGNHFTVGGEQVIDLATMDVVLMRQDPPFDMAYITATHLLEHIQADTLVINDPVHVRNAPEKLFVTHFPDLMPPTLITSDKAEILSFRAEFKDIIVKPLFGNGGAGVFHLKPDDENLGSLLEMFTQLYREPVIVQKYLPEIREGDKRIILIDGEPGGAVSRIPVTGEARANFHAGGSARQTVLTTRERDICAAIGPTLREKGLVFVGIDVIGDYLTEINVTSPTGIQEINRLDGVQLEVGLWDAIETRHHERHAGRPV, encoded by the coding sequence ATGAGTCTCGCCGTCGCCATCCAGATGGACCCGATCGAAGGCATCAACATCGATGCCGACAGCAGCTTCATGATGGCCCTGGAGGCGCAGCGCCGCGGCCATGCGCTGTTCCATTACCTGCCGCAGCATCTCAGCTTCCGCCAGGGCCGCCTGTACGCGCGCGTACGCCCCCTGGAGGTCCGGCGGGAGTACGGCAACCACTTCACCGTCGGCGGGGAGCAGGTGATCGACCTGGCGACCATGGACGTGGTGCTGATGCGCCAGGACCCGCCGTTCGACATGGCCTACATCACCGCGACCCACCTGCTGGAGCATATCCAGGCCGACACGCTGGTGATCAACGACCCGGTCCATGTGCGGAACGCGCCGGAGAAGCTGTTCGTCACCCATTTCCCCGACCTGATGCCGCCGACCCTGATCACCAGCGACAAGGCGGAGATCCTGTCGTTCCGCGCGGAGTTCAAGGACATCATCGTCAAGCCGTTGTTCGGCAACGGCGGGGCCGGCGTCTTCCACCTGAAGCCGGACGACGAGAACCTGGGCTCGCTTCTGGAGATGTTCACCCAGCTCTACCGGGAGCCGGTGATCGTCCAGAAGTACCTGCCGGAGATCCGCGAGGGCGACAAGCGGATCATCCTGATCGACGGCGAACCCGGCGGCGCGGTCAGCCGCATCCCCGTCACGGGGGAGGCGCGGGCGAACTTCCACGCCGGCGGCAGCGCCCGGCAGACGGTGCTGACCACCCGCGAGCGCGACATCTGCGCCGCCATCGGGCCGACGCTGAGGGAGAAGGGGCTGGTCTTCGTCGGGATCGACGTGATCGGCGACTACCTGACCGAGATCAACGTCACGTCGCCGACCGGCATCCAGGAGATCAACCGCCTGGACGGCGTCCAGCTGGAGGTCGGGCTGTGGGACGCGATCGAGACCCGCCACCACGAACGGCACGCGGGCAGGCCGGTCTGA
- a CDS encoding SirB1 family protein — MISRLEAKDVLRRVGTQPDEDIDLAEAALALAALEQPEAELDRYRDHLSLLAREVAELNPPEEDSLEARVAALQDVLVARHGYEGDTLTYDDIQNANMMRVIDRKKGLPVALGILFIQSARAQGWSIFGLNFPGHFLVRLEYAGERIIIDPFNQGQARSVMELRDLLKIAAGADAELTPEYYATVGNRDILLRLQNNLKLRFLKADRVDKAVEVLDGMLLFAPGEATLWRESGLLNAHVGNLAAAVNALETFMELGGNDLLRHQTALLIQQLKTRLN; from the coding sequence GTGATCAGCCGACTGGAAGCCAAGGACGTCCTGCGCCGCGTCGGGACCCAACCGGATGAGGACATCGACCTGGCCGAGGCGGCGCTCGCCCTGGCCGCCCTGGAACAGCCCGAAGCGGAGCTGGACCGATACCGCGATCACCTGTCCCTGCTCGCCCGCGAGGTCGCGGAGCTGAACCCGCCCGAGGAGGACAGCCTGGAGGCGCGGGTCGCCGCCCTTCAGGACGTGCTGGTCGCCCGGCACGGCTACGAGGGCGACACGCTGACCTATGACGACATCCAGAACGCCAACATGATGCGGGTGATCGACCGGAAGAAGGGATTGCCGGTGGCGCTCGGCATCCTGTTCATCCAGTCCGCCCGCGCCCAGGGCTGGAGCATCTTCGGCCTGAACTTCCCCGGCCATTTCCTGGTCCGGCTGGAATATGCGGGCGAGCGGATCATCATCGACCCGTTCAACCAGGGCCAGGCCCGCAGCGTCATGGAACTGCGCGACCTGCTGAAGATCGCCGCCGGGGCCGACGCCGAGCTGACCCCGGAATATTACGCGACGGTCGGCAACCGGGACATCCTGCTTCGCCTGCAGAACAACCTGAAGCTTCGGTTCCTGAAGGCCGACCGGGTGGACAAGGCGGTCGAGGTGCTGGACGGCATGCTGCTGTTCGCCCCCGGCGAGGCGACGCTGTGGCGCGAGTCCGGCCTGCTGAACGCCCATGTCGGCAACCTGGCCGCCGCCGTCAACGCCCTGGAGACCTTCATGGAGCTGGGCGGCAACGACTTGCTCCGCCACCAGACCGCGCTGCTGATCCAGCAGCTCAAGACCCGCCTGAACTGA
- a CDS encoding YraN family protein, which yields MAADPARSAKSGARLAAWRRGRWSEALCRLALRLKGYRILARGWRCPQGEIDIVARRGGTVAIVEVKARGSLYAAGSAVTPRQRRRLERAALAFVARNPGLNGLAIRFDVMMVVPGRWPRHVADAWREGA from the coding sequence ATGGCGGCTGATCCTGCGAGAAGCGCCAAGAGCGGGGCGCGGCTGGCCGCGTGGCGCCGCGGCCGCTGGTCGGAGGCGCTGTGCCGCCTGGCGCTGCGGCTGAAGGGCTATCGCATCCTGGCGCGCGGCTGGCGCTGCCCCCAGGGCGAGATCGACATCGTCGCCCGGCGCGGCGGCACCGTCGCCATCGTCGAGGTCAAGGCCCGCGGATCCCTGTATGCCGCGGGCTCCGCCGTCACGCCGCGCCAGCGCAGGAGGCTGGAGCGCGCCGCCCTGGCCTTCGTCGCCCGCAATCCCGGCCTCAACGGGCTGGCGATCCGCTTCGACGTGATGATGGTCGTTCCCGGCCGGTGGCCGCGCCACGTGGCCGACGCCTGGCGGGAAGGCGCATGA
- the rsmI gene encoding 16S rRNA (cytidine(1402)-2'-O)-methyltransferase — protein MSPTDSTSIGAGESVEGSGTGSPSKPTPGLYLVATPIGNAADITLRALSVLRAADAIACEDTRVTRKLLNAHGVGTPMISYHEHNAAKMRPVLLERLGAGETIALVSDAGTPLISDPGYKLVRDCVAAGLPVTTLPGACAPVTALVLSGLPTDRFLFAGFLPPKSAARRAAAHELAGVRATLVFFESKERLAAALADLHAVLGDREAAVARELTKLFEEVRRGRLAELAAHYAEHGPPKGEIVVVVGPPEEGAGAADEASVDKALADAMERMSVRDAASEVAARTGWPRRQVYARALELSRNGPAEPPPEGEDDGG, from the coding sequence GTGTCACCGACGGACTCCACTTCGATAGGGGCGGGCGAGAGCGTGGAAGGTAGCGGGACCGGCAGCCCAAGTAAACCGACCCCCGGCCTCTACCTCGTCGCCACTCCCATCGGCAACGCCGCAGACATAACGCTGCGGGCGCTGTCGGTGTTGCGCGCAGCCGACGCGATCGCCTGCGAGGACACCCGCGTCACCCGCAAGCTGCTGAACGCGCACGGCGTCGGCACGCCGATGATCTCCTACCACGAGCACAACGCCGCGAAGATGCGGCCGGTGCTGCTGGAAAGGCTGGGCGCCGGGGAGACCATCGCCCTGGTCTCCGACGCCGGGACGCCGCTGATCTCCGATCCCGGATACAAGCTGGTGCGCGACTGCGTCGCGGCCGGGCTGCCGGTGACCACCCTGCCCGGGGCCTGCGCGCCGGTGACGGCGCTGGTGCTGTCGGGCCTGCCGACCGACCGCTTCCTGTTCGCCGGGTTCCTGCCGCCCAAGTCGGCCGCGCGCCGCGCCGCCGCCCACGAGCTGGCGGGCGTCCGGGCGACGCTGGTCTTCTTCGAGAGCAAGGAGCGGCTGGCCGCGGCGCTGGCCGACCTGCACGCGGTGCTGGGCGACCGCGAGGCCGCCGTGGCGCGCGAGCTGACCAAGCTGTTCGAGGAGGTCCGGCGCGGCCGGCTGGCGGAGCTGGCGGCCCACTACGCCGAACACGGCCCGCCCAAGGGCGAGATCGTCGTCGTCGTCGGACCGCCGGAGGAAGGCGCCGGCGCCGCCGACGAGGCTTCGGTGGACAAGGCGCTGGCGGACGCGATGGAACGCATGAGCGTGCGCGACGCGGCGTCGGAGGTTGCGGCCCGGACCGGCTGGCCGCGCCGGCAGGTCTATGCCCGCGCCCTGGAGCTGTCCCGCAACGGTCCCGCGGAACCGCCCCCCGAGGGAGAGGACGATGGCGGCTGA
- a CDS encoding penicillin-binding protein activator, whose product MTRLATFPDILKPVWLAAGLLALAACAPTVGPEPPQVQAQQAPITAEPLEPVAPVDRTVKVALLVPLTGNAAELGQGMLEAAQMALFDLGDDSFQLIPRDTKGTPGGASEAARDAIAEGAQLILGPLYSSSVGAVRPAVQGAGLGMISFSNNMSQAGSGAWTIGFSPDNQVRRVVSYARSQGIGRIGSLAPRDAYGDAVSTALNAAALDFGARVVRTERYDPAATDLSPAVQSLASGGPGSLDAVMLAEGGPKLRSVASLLPAFQIDPAQVRLLGTGMWDDPTLGSEPALVGGWYAAPDPAARRDFEQRFESIYGRRPPRLATLAYDAAALAAVLARNGGPAPFDMMALTNPNGFAGVDGIFRLRPDGLVDRGLAVMEVTPNGNRVIDPAPSSFQALGF is encoded by the coding sequence GTGACACGTTTGGCGACTTTTCCAGATATCCTGAAGCCGGTATGGCTGGCGGCCGGCCTGCTGGCCCTGGCCGCCTGTGCGCCCACCGTAGGACCTGAACCACCGCAGGTGCAAGCGCAGCAAGCGCCGATCACCGCCGAACCGCTGGAGCCGGTCGCTCCGGTGGACCGCACGGTGAAGGTGGCGCTGCTGGTGCCGCTGACCGGCAACGCGGCGGAGCTCGGCCAGGGCATGCTCGAAGCGGCGCAGATGGCGCTGTTCGACCTGGGCGACGACAGCTTCCAGCTGATCCCGCGCGACACCAAGGGCACGCCCGGCGGCGCCAGCGAGGCCGCCCGCGACGCCATCGCGGAAGGCGCCCAGCTCATCCTGGGGCCGCTCTATTCGTCCTCGGTGGGGGCGGTGCGGCCGGCGGTGCAGGGCGCCGGCCTCGGCATGATCTCGTTCTCGAACAATATGAGCCAGGCGGGCAGCGGCGCCTGGACGATCGGCTTCTCGCCCGACAACCAGGTCCGCCGCGTGGTCTCCTACGCCCGGTCGCAGGGCATCGGCCGGATCGGCTCGCTGGCCCCGCGCGACGCCTATGGCGATGCCGTCAGCACCGCGCTCAACGCCGCGGCGTTGGATTTCGGCGCCCGGGTCGTCCGCACCGAACGCTACGATCCGGCCGCCACCGACCTGTCGCCGGCGGTCCAGTCGCTGGCGTCCGGCGGCCCGGGAAGCCTGGATGCCGTCATGCTGGCGGAGGGCGGCCCCAAGCTGCGCAGCGTCGCGTCGCTGCTGCCGGCCTTCCAGATCGACCCGGCGCAGGTCAGGCTGCTGGGCACCGGGATGTGGGACGATCCCACCCTGGGCAGCGAGCCGGCGCTGGTCGGCGGCTGGTACGCCGCCCCCGATCCAGCGGCACGGCGCGACTTCGAGCAGCGGTTCGAATCGATCTACGGCCGCCGCCCGCCGCGCCTCGCCACGCTGGCCTACGACGCGGCGGCGCTCGCCGCGGTGCTGGCCCGCAACGGCGGCCCGGCCCCCTTCGACATGATGGCCCTGACCAATCCCAACGGCTTCGCCGGGGTTGACGGCATCTTCCGCCTGCGCCCCGACGGCCTGGTCGACCGCGGCCTCGCGGTGATGGAGGTGACGCCCAACGGCAACCGCGTGATCGACCCGGCGCCCAGCAGCTTCCAGGCCCTGGGGTTCTAG
- the hemW gene encoding radical SAM family heme chaperone HemW has translation MSSRDGSEPGFGIYVHWPFCLAKCPYCDFNSHVRDGVDHISWRAALLRELDHYADLTAGRTVTSIFFGGGTPSLMEPATVAAVIERVRARWNTAPGLEISLEANPTSVEATRFEGFRAAGVNRVSLGIQALDDESLRFLGRAHSASEALGAIGLAARHFDRFSFDLIYARPNQSVAAWEAELRRALDHAVGHLSVYQLTIEEGTRFHTLYNRGAFALPDDELAGDLYEATQALLEGAGLPAYEISNHARPGEESRHNLTYWRYGDYVGVGPGAHGRLTLDGTKYATRAHRAPEAWLDLVDRNGHGGHATEEVAPGERLVEMLMMGLRLTEGVPLARLREETGLTAERALDPAGLERMVAGGFAELTPTRLRATPSGRQRLNALLARLLPA, from the coding sequence ATGAGTTCCCGGGACGGGTCGGAACCCGGTTTCGGCATCTATGTGCATTGGCCGTTCTGCCTGGCCAAGTGCCCCTACTGCGACTTCAACAGCCATGTCCGGGACGGGGTGGACCATATCAGCTGGCGGGCGGCGCTGCTGCGGGAGCTGGACCACTATGCCGACCTGACGGCGGGCCGGACGGTGACCTCGATCTTCTTCGGCGGCGGCACGCCGTCGCTGATGGAGCCGGCCACCGTCGCCGCCGTGATCGAGCGGGTGCGAGCGCGCTGGAACACCGCTCCCGGCCTGGAGATCAGCCTGGAGGCCAACCCGACCTCGGTCGAGGCGACCCGCTTCGAGGGATTCCGGGCGGCCGGGGTCAACCGGGTGTCGCTGGGCATCCAGGCGCTCGACGACGAGTCGCTGAGGTTCCTGGGCCGCGCCCACAGCGCGTCGGAGGCGCTGGGCGCCATCGGCCTCGCCGCGCGCCACTTCGACCGCTTCTCGTTCGACCTGATCTATGCCCGCCCGAACCAGTCGGTCGCGGCCTGGGAGGCGGAGCTGCGCCGGGCGCTGGACCATGCGGTCGGGCACCTGTCGGTCTATCAGCTGACGATCGAGGAAGGGACGCGCTTCCACACCCTTTACAACCGCGGCGCCTTCGCCCTGCCCGACGACGAGCTGGCCGGCGACCTGTACGAGGCGACGCAGGCGCTGCTGGAAGGCGCCGGCCTGCCGGCCTACGAGATCTCCAACCATGCCCGGCCGGGCGAGGAATCGCGCCATAACCTGACCTATTGGCGCTACGGCGATTATGTCGGCGTCGGCCCCGGCGCCCATGGCCGGCTGACCCTGGACGGCACCAAATACGCGACCCGCGCCCACCGCGCGCCGGAGGCCTGGCTGGACCTGGTGGACCGCAACGGCCATGGAGGCCACGCGACCGAGGAGGTGGCGCCGGGGGAGCGGCTGGTCGAGATGCTGATGATGGGGCTCCGCCTGACCGAGGGGGTTCCGCTCGCCCGTCTCCGGGAGGAGACCGGCCTGACGGCGGAGCGGGCGCTGGACCCCGCCGGCCTGGAGCGGATGGTGGCTGGCGGCTTCGCCGAGCTCACGCCGACCCGCCTGCGCGCCACCCCGTCGGGCCGCCAGCGCCTGAACGCCCTGCTCGCCCGGCTGCTGCCCGCCTGA
- the rdgB gene encoding RdgB/HAM1 family non-canonical purine NTP pyrophosphatase produces MTRKFDGDTLVVASHNKGKVREIAALLGPYVARFRSAAELDLPEPEETGDSFIANAELKARAAATASGLIALSDDSGLVVPAIGGQPGIYSARWAGPGKDFAVAMERVRRELGDGDRAAYFVSALTLAWPDGHCESVEGRVYGTLAWPPRGTNGFGYDPMFVPDGYDVTFGELDPEEKHRISHRADAFRQLVERCFG; encoded by the coding sequence ATGACCAGGAAGTTCGACGGCGACACGCTGGTGGTCGCCAGCCACAACAAGGGCAAGGTGCGCGAGATAGCGGCGCTGCTCGGCCCCTACGTGGCCCGGTTCCGCTCGGCGGCGGAACTCGACCTGCCCGAGCCGGAGGAGACCGGCGACAGCTTCATCGCCAACGCCGAGCTGAAGGCCAGGGCCGCCGCCACCGCCAGCGGGCTGATCGCGCTGTCCGACGACAGCGGGCTGGTGGTGCCCGCGATCGGCGGGCAGCCGGGCATCTATTCCGCGCGCTGGGCCGGGCCGGGAAAGGATTTCGCCGTCGCCATGGAGCGGGTCCGGCGCGAGCTTGGGGACGGCGACCGCGCGGCCTATTTCGTCAGCGCGCTGACGCTGGCCTGGCCCGACGGGCATTGCGAGTCGGTCGAGGGCCGGGTCTACGGCACGCTGGCCTGGCCGCCGCGCGGGACGAACGGCTTCGGCTACGACCCGATGTTCGTGCCCGACGGGTACGACGTCACCTTCGGCGAGTTGGACCCGGAGGAGAAGCACCGGATCAGCCACCGCGCCGACGCCTTCCGCCAGCTGGTGGAGCGGTGCTTCGGTTGA
- the rph gene encoding ribonuclease PH yields MRPSGRLPDALRQISLEPGFSKYAEGSCLVRFGDTHVLCTASVDERVPPFLRNTGLGWVTAEYGMLPRSTGSRTDREAAKGRQSGRTQEIQRLIGRSLRAVTNRSGMGETQIKVDCDVIQADGGTRTAAITGSYVALYLAFKHLVEIGKLKSIPMTDSVAGISAGIYNGTAVLDLDYAEDSTAQADTNFVLTGSGGIVEVQGTAEEKPFSQDQFMELLALAQKGVAELTRLQKAALGLS; encoded by the coding sequence ATGCGCCCTTCCGGCCGCCTTCCCGACGCCCTGCGTCAGATCAGCCTGGAACCGGGCTTCTCGAAATACGCCGAGGGCTCCTGCCTCGTCAGGTTCGGCGACACCCATGTGCTGTGCACCGCCAGCGTGGACGAGCGGGTCCCGCCGTTCCTGCGCAACACCGGGCTGGGCTGGGTCACCGCCGAGTACGGCATGCTGCCCCGCTCCACCGGCAGCCGCACCGACCGCGAGGCGGCCAAGGGCCGGCAGTCCGGCCGCACGCAGGAGATCCAGCGCCTGATCGGCCGCTCGCTCCGCGCGGTCACCAACCGGTCCGGCATGGGCGAGACCCAGATCAAGGTCGACTGCGACGTGATCCAGGCCGACGGCGGCACCCGCACGGCGGCGATCACCGGCAGCTACGTGGCGCTCTACCTGGCGTTCAAGCATCTGGTGGAGATCGGCAAGCTGAAGTCGATCCCCATGACCGACTCGGTGGCCGGCATCTCGGCCGGGATCTACAACGGCACGGCGGTGCTGGACCTGGACTATGCCGAGGATTCGACCGCCCAGGCCGACACCAACTTCGTGCTGACCGGCAGCGGCGGCATCGTCGAGGTGCAGGGCACCGCGGAGGAGAAGCCGTTCAGCCAGGACCAGTTCATGGAGCTGCTGGCGCTGGCCCAGAAGGGCGTCGCCGAACTGACGAGATTGCAGAAGGCCGCCCTCGGCCTATCGTGA
- the hrcA gene encoding heat-inducible transcriptional repressor HrcA has protein sequence MISELNQRSRDIFRTIVDAYVETGEPIGSRTISRRLGISLSPATIRNVMADLEDLGLLYAPHTSAGRLPTEAGLRLFVHGLLELGRLSDQERESIDAKCATSGRSLPDVLAEASSMLSGLSSCAGLVLAPKTDRALKHIEFVNLAPGRALVVLVTEDGLVENRVVEVPLGMPASTLQTASNYLNARLIGRTLDEAKTAVVREIDEQRTQLDELSSRVVEAGLATWAGSGSTGHLIVRGQAKLLDDVTALSDLERIRALFEALETKEAMLRLLDAANKAEGVQIFIGAENTLFSHAGCSMIIAPYQDSREQIVGAIGVIGPTRINYARIIPMVDYTAKVIGRLLG, from the coding sequence ATGATCAGCGAACTGAACCAGCGCTCGCGAGACATCTTCCGCACCATCGTCGATGCCTACGTGGAGACGGGCGAGCCGATCGGCTCCCGCACCATCTCCCGCCGGCTCGGCATCTCCCTGTCGCCGGCGACGATCCGCAACGTCATGGCCGACCTGGAGGACTTGGGACTGCTCTACGCGCCCCACACCTCGGCCGGCCGCCTGCCGACCGAGGCGGGGCTGCGCCTGTTCGTCCACGGCCTGCTGGAACTGGGCCGGCTGTCCGACCAGGAGCGGGAGAGCATCGACGCCAAGTGTGCGACATCGGGCCGCAGCCTGCCCGACGTGCTGGCCGAGGCGTCGTCCATGCTGTCCGGCCTGTCCAGCTGCGCCGGGCTGGTGCTGGCTCCCAAGACCGACCGCGCGCTGAAGCATATCGAGTTCGTCAACCTGGCCCCCGGCCGCGCCCTGGTGGTCCTGGTGACCGAGGACGGCCTGGTCGAGAACCGGGTGGTCGAGGTGCCGCTGGGCATGCCGGCCTCCACCCTCCAGACCGCGTCCAACTACCTCAACGCCCGGCTGATCGGCCGCACCCTGGACGAGGCCAAGACCGCCGTGGTGCGGGAGATCGACGAGCAGCGCACCCAGCTGGACGAGCTGTCGTCGCGGGTCGTGGAAGCCGGGCTGGCGACCTGGGCCGGCTCCGGCTCGACCGGCCACCTGATCGTGCGCGGCCAAGCGAAACTGCTTGACGACGTGACCGCGCTTTCCGATCTGGAGCGCATCCGCGCCCTGTTCGAGGCGCTGGAGACCAAGGAGGCGATGCTCCGCCTGCTCGACGCCGCCAACAAGGCGGAGGGCGTGCAGATCTTCATCGGCGCGGAGAACACCCTGTTCAGCCACGCCGGCTGTTCGATGATCATCGCCCCCTACCAGGACAGCCGCGAGCAGATCGTCGGCGCGATCGGCGTGATCGGTCCGACCCGGATCAATTACGCGCGGATCATCCCCATGGTGGACTATACCGCCAAGGTGATCGGCCGCCTGCTCGGCTGA
- the grpE gene encoding nucleotide exchange factor GrpE: protein MNEPQKKPNEADTDTATAQADVKGQAAAPEAPETAAAPGEEAAGSEGQGDAQGGDRVAALEAEVAGLKDQLLRTLAETENIRRRAQREREDTAKYAVSSFAKELLAVADNLRRAVDAVPAEQREQDDVMKNLLVGIEATERQLHAAFDRGGIKKMEALGEQFDPNFHQVVFEVENTGKPGGTIVQVLQDGYTIHGRLLREAMVGAAKRGADEPVSRVDTQA from the coding sequence ATGAACGAACCCCAGAAGAAGCCCAACGAGGCCGACACCGACACGGCTACCGCCCAGGCGGACGTAAAGGGCCAGGCTGCCGCTCCCGAAGCTCCCGAAACCGCCGCGGCGCCCGGTGAGGAAGCCGCCGGTTCGGAAGGCCAGGGCGACGCCCAGGGCGGAGATCGGGTCGCGGCGCTGGAGGCCGAGGTCGCCGGCCTGAAGGACCAGCTCCTCCGCACCCTCGCCGAGACGGAGAACATCCGCCGCCGCGCCCAGCGCGAGCGCGAGGACACCGCCAAGTACGCGGTCAGCAGCTTCGCCAAGGAACTGCTGGCGGTGGCCGACAACCTGCGCCGGGCCGTCGACGCCGTTCCGGCCGAGCAGCGCGAGCAGGACGACGTGATGAAGAACCTGCTGGTCGGCATCGAGGCGACCGAGCGCCAGCTCCACGCCGCGTTCGACCGCGGCGGCATCAAGAAGATGGAAGCCCTGGGCGAGCAGTTCGATCCCAACTTTCACCAGGTCGTGTTCGAGGTCGAGAACACCGGCAAGCCCGGCGGCACCATCGTCCAGGTCCTCCAGGACGGCTACACCATCCACGGCCGCCTGCTGCGCGAAGCCATGGTCGGCGCCGCCAAGCGCGGTGCCGACGAGCCGGTCAGCCGGGTCGACACCCAGGCCTGA
- a CDS encoding SDR family NAD(P)-dependent oxidoreductase — protein MTEQTPAISAFDISGRRALVTGGTSGIGAAIAAGLADAGCHVVAAGLPAADAVPDPTGPIQTVDLDVTDANAVERLAKGLDRLDILVNAAGIIRRGAEFDLDSFERVVDVNLTGTMRLCTACRPLLARQGGSIVNVASMLSFFGGGLVPAYSASKGGIAQLTKSLAIAWATDGIRVNAIAPGWIATALTQGLQDDPARSEAILSRTPLKRWGTPQDLTGAVIFLCSPAAAFVTGTVLPVDGGYLIS, from the coding sequence ATGACCGAGCAAACGCCTGCGATTTCGGCTTTCGACATCTCCGGCCGCCGGGCGCTGGTGACGGGAGGGACAAGCGGGATCGGCGCCGCCATCGCGGCCGGGCTGGCCGATGCCGGCTGCCACGTGGTCGCCGCCGGCCTGCCCGCGGCGGACGCGGTGCCTGATCCTACCGGCCCGATCCAGACCGTGGACCTGGACGTGACCGACGCCAATGCCGTCGAGCGCCTCGCCAAGGGGCTGGACCGGCTGGACATCCTGGTCAACGCGGCCGGCATCATCCGGCGCGGCGCGGAATTCGACCTGGACAGCTTCGAGCGGGTGGTGGACGTCAACCTGACCGGCACCATGCGCCTGTGCACCGCCTGCCGCCCGTTGCTGGCCCGGCAGGGCGGCAGCATCGTGAACGTCGCCTCGATGCTGAGCTTCTTCGGCGGGGGACTGGTGCCGGCATACAGCGCCAGCAAGGGCGGCATCGCCCAGCTGACCAAGAGCCTGGCGATCGCCTGGGCCACGGACGGCATCCGGGTCAACGCCATAGCGCCGGGCTGGATCGCGACCGCCCTGACCCAGGGCCTTCAGGACGACCCCGCCCGGTCCGAGGCGATCCTGTCCCGCACCCCCCTGAAGCGCTGGGGCACGCCGCAGGACCTGACCGGGGCGGTGATCTTCCTGTGCTCCCCGGCGGCCGCCTTCGTCACCGGCACGGTGCTGCCGGTGGACGGCGGCTATCTGATATCCTGA